A single region of the Pararhodospirillum photometricum DSM 122 genome encodes:
- a CDS encoding recombinase family protein: MLVGYARVSTQEQDLALQLDALKAAGCEKIFTEKASGAQRDRPQLLAALDYTRTGDTLVVWKLDRLARSLKQLIETVEDLGGRGIGFRSLTEAIDTQTTGGRLVFHLFAALAEFERGVIRERTRAGLEAARARGRVGGRPPALTAKDLTVAKALLRDPEISVEDVARRLGVAPSTLYRYLPKARSAVLASES; encoded by the coding sequence ATGCTGGTCGGATACGCCCGCGTTTCCACGCAAGAACAGGACCTCGCCCTGCAACTTGACGCCCTAAAGGCAGCCGGCTGTGAAAAGATCTTTACCGAGAAGGCTTCCGGGGCCCAGCGGGACCGCCCCCAGCTTTTGGCCGCCTTGGACTACACCCGAACCGGCGACACCCTCGTGGTCTGGAAGCTCGATCGACTGGCCCGTTCCTTGAAGCAGTTGATCGAAACCGTGGAAGACTTGGGCGGTCGCGGGATCGGCTTTCGCTCCCTCACCGAAGCCATCGACACCCAAACCACCGGCGGCCGCCTTGTCTTCCACCTGTTCGCCGCCCTAGCGGAGTTTGAACGCGGCGTGATCCGGGAACGAACCCGCGCCGGCCTGGAGGCGGCCCGGGCGCGCGGCCGGGTCGGCGGCCGCCCCCCGGCCCTGACCGCCAAGGACCTGACCGTCGCCAAGGCCTTGTTGCGTGATCCCGAAATCTCGGTTGAGGATGTGGCTCGACGCCTGGGGGTCGCGCCCTCGACCCTGTATCGCTACCTCCCCAAGGCCCGCAGCGCTGTTTTGGCGTCAGAGTCCTAG
- a CDS encoding GNAT family N-acetyltransferase: MSPPEILAVGGEAALVLAVLHEAAFAPRRERPWSAGEIRDLLLLPGVSALLAGQDPPLGMVMVQVTAGEAEILTLAVDPEARRCGVGGLMLDHALRLARHQGALTMLLEVAEDNPPALALYNSRDFTPRGRRPRYYSRDDGSTADALILGRCLRDLKG, encoded by the coding sequence ATGAGCCCCCCGGAGATCCTGGCGGTCGGCGGCGAGGCGGCCCTGGTCTTGGCGGTGTTGCACGAGGCCGCCTTTGCCCCCCGACGCGAGCGCCCGTGGTCGGCCGGCGAGATCCGCGACCTGCTGCTCCTGCCCGGCGTGTCGGCCCTGTTGGCCGGCCAAGATCCCCCGCTCGGCATGGTCATGGTCCAGGTCACAGCCGGCGAGGCGGAAATCCTGACCCTGGCCGTGGACCCCGAGGCGCGGCGGTGCGGCGTGGGCGGCTTGATGCTCGACCACGCCCTCAGGCTCGCCCGCCACCAGGGCGCCTTGACCATGCTTCTTGAGGTCGCCGAGGACAATCCACCGGCTCTGGCTCTCTACAACAGCCGCGACTTCACCCCGCGCGGCCGACGGCCCCGCTACTACAGCCGCGACGACGGCTCGACCGCCGATGCCCTGATCCTCGGGCGCTGCCTGCGCGACCTGAAGGGCTGA